The window AACCCTGCTTAACAGAAGCCCTCTGggtcctctccctctgccctgcTACCACAGAAACCCTAGCCCAGTATGCCTAAGTGAGGGGGAAAGACAGAAGTATGCGAGGTGTCTTTGCCAATTGGCTCTGCATCAATTTCAGCCAGAACAGCTCAACTAGCAGGCCTTGCATCAATTCATCCTTTCAAGTGATAAATTATTTGGGAAAACAATGTTGCTCTGTGTCATTGGTCTAGACTTGgctggcagagggagggaggaaatggAAGAGTGGCTAATTGTTCCTTTGGGTTTGACTAATTTAGAAGTACAGTTATGCTCCTTATTcagcccatgtgtgtgtgtgtgtgtgtgtgtgtgtgtgtgtgtgtgtgtgtgtgtgtgtgtgtgtgtgtgtgtgtgtgtaggtacacCATCATACATTTTAGGATTGTTGTGACTTGTGAGTTAAGCCACAGGGAAAACATTTGATTCCAGGGCCATTTTTTTGTATGAAATTAACAACGAGAAACCATTTTGAAATGGAAAGCAGAAATGTGTTTTCTTATttaacatatattatatatacaccatTTACCCATTTGGACAGGTagaacgagtgtgtgtgtgtgtgttcttattcACACCAAAAAGTTCTGTAAATACAGCCTGGCCAGCTGGCTccacaggcaggagaggagagggattgaGGGGTCACCCCAGCGCCAGAGGGAGTATGGGGAGCCCCAGGGGAGAGCAGACAGGCAGCCATTTACCAACCTCCTGGTCCTCAGAGGCTGCTAATAAACAGAGCTGTACCCTCTGGGAGAGAATGGTGAGAAAGACCAGAGCCAGTCatgcatactgtatgtaggaGCTTAGCTTCCTTCTGCAGCTGTAATATAGTATTTATCCTCAGCTTCACTTTCTTTTGGTTAGGTAGTTTGTTTCGTAGATTAGAGCTGGGAACCTCCTCTTAGAAGCGGGTATGTGTGCTATTtgaagtatggaggagggtgTAAAAATGTGAGACTGCTGGTCTGCTATATTTAGGCTACTTCAACTGTCTGATGTGGAGTGACAGTTCAGGGAAGGCACCCACTTTGAGGCAAGACATGACATGGGCCAACCTTAGACTCCATAGTACCCTTTTGTGATTGTGAACTCACTGCAGTACAGGAGTGACCAACACAATAGAGGCAAGCCACTTCCTGGTATGACATCATGTGCCCAAAGAGCCCAGCTGCCAGTCCCAGTGTTTCCTGTTAGCTGCCCCTGTGGAATCTCCACACAGGAAACAGTATAACATCAAGAATCATGACAAGGATGTCCAGACCCTTGGCATCACAATCAACCCTCATCATCGGCATCCAAAGACCCTTTTAGCTTCAACCATGCCCATCTGCACCTGgcctgggcagtgtgtgtgtgtgtgtgtaaaatatcttcaccaccacaaccactgcaTAAACAGAGGTGGAGCTCTTCAACTACCAAacagagacacaccacaccaGAACCAAAGTTAATTCAAACAGAGATTGTTGTTTCTTCTGTTCTGTGAGTGATCCAACTCATATCTGGACAAATTCTCAGGCTACAAAGAAATACATACTAGTATAGTATCATATAGTATAGAATTAGGCCTATAAcatggttattattattgtatagtgctgtaacaGTCATTATCAGTATTTAGAATTAACATGATTTTCAATTAccagatacatttttaaaagcagCTAATACAATGACGTTAGACCTACATGTTGAATAATTGAGCCTTAAGATTAATTTAAGTGAAAGGCTCTTCCCAATCTTCTGCTTACTGGCTCTCATCTGAGGTGGTTATGAGGACATAATAAAAGGATATGGTGAACTAGGCCTGGTCCATTCACTGATGGCTGCTGTTTACACAAGGGTCTCCATTTCAACCAGAATGAGGTCACCAAACAACTAAGTGATGAAAAGCAAACCTTATACTGTTTGTCTTTACTGTAGTGGGCTGAGCATTAAAGGGGATACGAGCGGTGACAAATAGGCCTAAGTCATTACTAGGCAGCCTAGTTATAGGCCTATAACTTCAAAGTATACTATCTATTCTTGATGACATAGGCCTATGTTTGGAGTATCACATTTTGTGAACATTAAAGTCCAAGTGAACtgtgtttttttaaagttaaGTGTCTCGCCCATCGTTGGGGAGTGCTGTTTCATGTAACAGGCCTGGGTGTCCATTCTGCTATGTAACACCTGTCATACGATGTCATCAAACCTTGCTGTGAGCTTTGAAGTCAAAAGAAGGACACCAACGGCGTTGATAGCTGCTTTATTTCAGTAGGGCTacctgtactacactacaacccCTTAGCCTATATGAAGCAGACAAGTATGTTTTGATAGTTTCTCTATGGTGTTTTTAAAGATGAAATATGTTCCATTGTTTGCAGCTACTGCCAGTGAAATGAGTGAGTCCTGAATAAAAGCAATCTTTGAGGACCTTATTGCAGTACCTATTTGAGTGTTTCCCACTTCGTGAGCCATCACCCCTGGACTCAGGCTGTGTCCGTGTCAACAAGGGGAAATGTCAAAATGAAATCACACTTGGCACTTTGTCATTTCGGGAAAGGCATGCCCCGGCAACAGAGTTGTCCCCCCCCAAAGGTTGTCACAAACAGTTAGTTTATAgttatttgtgtgtgcgtgtggtccTGTGTGCTTTGCTTTTATTTTCACTGACTGTGAGAGGTTACAAGATTTCAAACGTTCCATGACATTTGGGGCTCACGCTAGGCCCCTGCCTGCATGCCTACTACCACCAACCACGTCTACAACAAATGGCAACAATGTCACCGTTCTTCTGTGGTTCGTTTATAAACGTCTATTTGTTACGGGGTCACGAAACAAGTGCGATAGAAAGTACCTCAACGCAGTCATACTCCACTACAAAGTCTCAATGGCCCCGACAACTAGCTTGCAGTTCAAATGTAAGTGTGGAAGGTGGCCTAGGCTAAGAGGATAGCAGATCCTCCATGGGCCTAGTACTGAGGTCTCTACTACTATAAAAGGAGTGTTGTGAAAGGGAGGGGACACATTGCACCAACATTATCATCTTACATAAAAAGAAACGGGGGaagaaaagaagagaagaaaaaaacttACCCCAATCTAGAAACTCCAATATGTTTTTCTCTCTTCTGAGGGGTGAGTTGTTGCACTCATCATAAAGGCAGATAAGGATATCCAATAGCGTTTCCACACTAAGGCATTGGCCATTTGACTGAGCTGGGCCGTCCAGGATCAGCTTTTCCAGTTTCTTCAAACGGACCTCTCCCGACATGATTCGAACTGTAGTCTGGTGATGATGGCAGTCGTGAAAATGATAGAAACTCACTTAAAATTGTTAAGCCTTATATTCAGGCTTACCGGTGACGAACAGAAGTTAGTCTAGCTCGTCTCACCTTGTAGCAaaatgagaagaagaaaaaacgttGAAGTTTTGATCCAAGCGAGTTACTAGCGAGCTAAAATAGATCTATCATGAGCCACCTCTCACAAAAGGTATCGATAGAGTATCTCGGAGTTGTGCGAGACATGTACATTTTCCTCATTGTATTTAGTTAGCTAACCTATTCCCCCAAGACACATAAAGAATTCACAATTACCAGACCCTGCCCTGGCCGGCAGATTTTGACGTATTGTTAGCCTTATGAACGCCGCTGGTATTATTCCCTTTCGTATTTTTCTAGTCTTCTTCCTGGCAAAAAAATCCAAAGCAATGAAAATATTACCCGTGACAATGCAGTTATAGCAATCCCCTGAGTTATTATCTGTGGTTGTCAATTCTGcagcgacaaaaaaaaaaaaaaatgcatcaaCACTAGATCTGCAATGCTACAAAGCCCCAATGCCCCTCCTCTGTTGAGTCTGAGAATGGAAGGGCGAAAGGCTTAAGCTAGCTCGTTTTTTCTTTTAAGTCCAaatcttctttaaaaaaaaaaaatcatctgcCTGGCCCTCTTCGCGGTTTAAAAACCATGGTTCGAGTATATGTCCATTGCCGTATCCGTCGAAAAGGCGGTTTCTCCGAAGGGGTTGAACGCTTTCCTGTCAAGAAAAGAAGCGATATTCTTGCTTATACCAGTCCAGGACACTGCCTTCCTCCCTGGTCGCTTGCCGTCTCCAACTACTGCTTGCTGCTGCAGGCAAAATCCCAGCTCATCATGGCGACCGTCACAGCATCTGCTGTGCCGTGGGGCGCAAGGGTATACTGCAAGGAGAGTCAATAATATTGTGAATGGAAACTGTGGCGGTCGGTGTGGAATGGAATGACACGTTTACGGTAAGAACGAAAACCTGGCCCTTCAATGGCCTAAACATATATATGTTTTTAGGCACATTTATATTGAGCGAGCAACTAACACTAAATTATTTCTTATTTGGGGGGATAGGCTACACCCAAAGTAGCTCACCTgggtattttttttttctttagttAACAGGCAGGAAAATGAGAATAATTGGACCTCACCAGAAGTCAAAATATGTTAACTATTGACTTCATTGATTGACAAAGATATTCATATTATCTCTGCATTGTGTTTTAGCGAGCCTATCAATCAATGTTGGTGTTCTTGCAGCTTATTATGATAAATAAAAGTACTGCTAACATAATGGTGTTGAACTGTCAACATGAGAGGCATTTACATTTCAAAGAGAATAGTTCAAACGTTATGGGTTTCAACATTGAAAAGAGTTTTCAGAAACTATAACCTTTTATTTTGTTTAAAAATCTTCCACCACCCCTTTGATCTAGCAGGTATAACATAATTGTGTTATATTCTTTGCCATTAAACAAGCGTATCAAGGCCCAAGGGTTGAAATAAttaagttaaaaaatatattattattatttcaacaCATGCTCGCACTGGGTCAAGAAAGTCCCAAATTGGATCTGATGACCTACTTGGAGCAATCGCGCCCCCTGGCGAATTTTTTGCAGCCTAAAATTCTCTGGGTGCTACAGACAACGATTGATAGATTTGTCAGTCATCCACAAGGTGATTAAaaagttacttttatttatttatttcaagttTATCAATTTCATATTAACAATGATAAATATGGAACCTCTGCCAAGTGAGCATCTACAGTAGTCAGATGCTAAATAGTGTAGCCTCCTCTTCAAGATTATGACAGTCtcctatagtcaatgaacaaatGGAAATAAATTACTAGGATGAAAACAGTTAATATTGTTTTGAAACGATATTAACTGTGATACAAATTAAATTAACACAATTATGCTATAGCCGGGTCAATTAAATACCCTATACGACTGAACCATTAGTGGATTGTTGTCTGGCCCTGCACATGTCTAGCGCTTTCAACTGGCTTGCCTCCCACTCTTGCCTTGTCCTCAGACTTGCTCAATGATTATTGGCCTACATTCCCCCCACTTGAATCCTGGGCAGTTAGTTACAAGTAGAGCAATTCAGGTGCAAAACATTGCATTTCTTCAAATATTTGAGATAAGGCAGGATACTATAATCAGGAAGTTAGTGACAacaatgtaatgtcatgtaaataATTAGGGCAACAACTTCAATATTGACCTTTACACACAGCTTCCTTTTCTCATTTGAGATCCTCAAAATAATAGGCCTAGTCTTCCGATGTTCTGCTGAAGTCAAGTCCATGCAAATGTACAGTATGCCTGTACTTTAGATTTGGGTAAATGTAATTTTAGGCATCTTTCACCATTAATTATCATATTTCAAaccataaaatacatttttaaaaattgattTAACGATCATGTGATAATGGGTATAGAGAGGGGGATTTtgactgtgtttacacaggcagcccaattctgatcttttaccCAATTATTTGCAACTGATCTGTTTGATCAAAATACCAATAATTGGCCTAAAGATCACAGATAAATTGAAAAAAATTTCTAATGCAGATGTGAGATGTTAATTAACACTACTGTTATGGATTGTAAGAGCTGGCCTTTGATTGAAGATTATTTGCACGTTGGGAGAATCAGGTGTATCTGTGCTTTGAACCAGGGACCTGTCTTGGCTTTGATTGGGAAGGGAAAAAGGAAAGACTGCCAAATATCGTACAAGAGGAATCTTAATTTACTCAATTACGGGGTCGAAGTGGAAGGAGAAGTTTTGTGTGTTTTATGCTTTCAAGAGATCACTAAGATCCCTAGGCTATGTATAGGTTGACCCAATATATCTGGTCTGAATTCACATGTCTACTGTGGTGTTTCTAATCAGCAGACAATCTTATTGCATATTCCAACCTTGCATTACAAGCTACTTGTTTGTGTGAAAAGATCATACATTCACTGATGTGGATATGATTGTAATCTACATTGTAaatcagtactactgatttcttaAATGATATTTTCATGTGTCTGTAGATTTAAGGATGTAGTGATTGATGTATGCAGACTTGGGTCAAATGTCAAATCCTTTGGAGCTTGGAGTTTGCACTTTTGGCAGTATTCCATGGGCAACATACTGGGTAAACTAAATCATGCCTAGTTTAATTGAAAGTATTTGACATGAACCAGGTCTGGATGTACCTATGTGGCAATACATTTCAGGTATTTTAATGATTAAAATAGCCTAGACTATAGTAGCTGCAGAGCATAGAGTGTGGTTTTCAGATGTGGCTAGCAATGGTCCCCCTGAAAGTCATCTGTCATTTGTTCTTCCTGTGTCCTCCTTTAGTTTGTCTGACATCTCTAAGCAAATAagccccaatacacacacacagacagggcccATTCTAGGGCCACCAACCCCTCTTCTAATGTTTGCGTGACAAAAAAAAAGGCAAGGCAAATCCTGCAATGGAATCAGATAATCACCACCATGTGAAGAGCCTCCCAATCCACATCGACTCTTGGATTAACTGTCTGTTTGGCTAATAATTTTAATCTGTCGGAGGGGCAGAAGGGGTGGTGGGTTTGGAATAAACATGTAATCCCTTTGCCCCTCCTCCCCAGAGTCCCCACACCAGTGATGGGCCATAAATGGGACCCTTGATCAACTAAAATGGCTGCCAGACAGACATAAATAAGCACACTGACATACTGTTGCCAGACTGGGCTTGCTTTACATTGTCCAGTGGAATGCACACGTTAGAGTGTGTAGACAACGGTGATACTGAGAGGGTGCAGCCCAGGTTCACAGGGTCAGGGGCTGTCTGGGAACACATGTGCAGATGTAGACAACATGAAGATGAGTCAATGGAAAGGcatttgtttttaaaaatgtaaaagtatTATGCAATGGTAATATTTAGCCTCTTTAAAGAAATATACTTTAGTATTGATCTAAATATTACATCTATCTAAAAGTGTTCATAATTAGTGATGATTTTTGAAATATCGGAACAGGATGCAGACATTTACTCCAACCAATTTGCAATCCTCTCCTCCTGCAAACTAACAATTATTAAAACTACTACAAATAAAGTAGGCTAATACATGTATGCCTCTGGATCAATTCACTATTTCCAACCCACAACAATCCAATAACTGTACTGTCGTTAGGAGTTTTCTTACCTCAAACATCTCTGCAAAGTAATGCTTTTGTGACAAGCATCCAAGACTTCCCATTGACATTGAGCAGACTGAATTTGACAAACGCTTTGTATAAATTTGTAGGTTATAAATTGTAGAGATCCCTGTATGATTCTAGACGAATGGTGTTCAAATGACCCTATACATGAAACGGATACAATACATCGTTTGGGAGATGGTTGCCTTTCAAGTATGGCACTTCTGATGTCTTGACCGGTACGTGGCTTCTAATGTCACACCTTTTGTTGAGATAGCCTATCggtccccctcctcatccccctcctcctcctcctcctcaatgtGTGAATGACTGCCTGGGAGGGCCAGGGGCTTATAAGGGCCGGCCCGATGTCAGAgtgccactgtctctctctgagctacTTTGCAgctgtacttctctcctctctgctggacACGACACTCTCTTAGAAGATTTACGATGGATTTGCTCCGTGTTTGCGTTTTGTGCGCTGCTGCTTTCGTCACCGTCTCCAAGGCTTTTACGCACAACGACATGAAGGATGCGCTGCTTCAAAAACTTGGGCTGGATGATGTTCCGAAAATTCACAAAAGGGACTTGGAGAATCTTGTCATCCCGACGCACGTTAAGAATAAATATCTGTCAATGCTGAAGCTGCACCACGACAGGCGGCGCAGGTCTCTGCCGAGCTTGGCGGGGATCCTGAGGGGAATTCGAGGAAATGCAGGTAAATTAATTTGACAGTACAGACATTAATAAAATGCTTCCTAAATCTGAATTATTTTTAATTGAATCTTGTCAGACCTATTTTTGGCATAGGCGCACACATTTACTTTTCTATGCCCTTTGTGCGCCCTCATTGTTCTGTTTATGCAAGTGTGCATTCCAACCCATTCATATTTTTATCGGATTTTATATTCAACACCTAAGCATTTCTATGTTCTGTTTTATTAGACATCTCTGGGGTGTTTGTGTACTCGGACACCACTCGGCAACGGATGGTCTTCGATATGGATACCCGCATCCCCCATAACAGCGAGGTGACCATGGCCGAACTGAAACTGTACAATAAAGCCCCTAACAAGCGCTCCATGCCCGAGAGGAGGAACCACCGGCCAGTCAATAACGCCAGAGTCTCCATCTACTGGGTAGATATGCTGGAGAACGGCTCTAACAGAACCTCTCTGGTGGACTCACGGTAAGATTTTACGCAAAGCCATGTCGTGTCCAGATCATTTCCGTTAGGCTATGTGTTGTCCTTTGTTCTTATCATTTAGACCCTATGTGCAAGGTTTTTAATCAACCATTTATTTCCTGTAGGTTGATCCCCATCCATGAGACCGGTTGGAAAAGCTTTGATGTCACTCAGGCTTTGCACTATTGGTCAAAGACGCAGCAAAAAACACCTATGCACCTGGAGGTGTGGATCGAGGGCGAGAGACCTGGCAGCTACGCGGCAGAAATTGCTAAGAGTGTCCACTTTACCACCCAGGACCAGGCGGACAACACCTTGGGAAAACCTGAGCTGGTCCTCTACACGCTCAACCTCGAAGAGTTTGGGTAAGGCGCTCTTTTAATATGCAGAATGTGTAAACATTGTAACACTGGTCCGGTGACAATTATCATACCTTTAGGCTACACACCAATTAGTACAAGTTAACTAACGACTCCCTATTTGGTTTCCGCATAGGTCTCGAGGCGACTGTGAAAACAACCCAGATAAGGACACGTGCTGCAGAGATAAATACTTCATCGATTTCCGCGCGCTCACGTGGACCCAGTACTGGATCATCGAGCCAGCGGGATACCAGGCCTACAGATGCGCCGGGGGATGCAAGCAGCCCAAGCGCAACTATGGCTACGGGGAGAGGAAGTGTAGCATCGCAGAGAGCGCTCCGCTGCCCATTATGTACCTGGTCAAGAAGGGCGACTACACCGAGATAGAAGTGGCTGAGTTCCCCAACATGATCGTGGAGTCATGTGCCTGCACCATGGACAACATCTCCATAGTTTGAAGTTAAGTGTTTGGGACTGGGCAGGGCAGGACGCCTCCAAATGGACTTACAGTACTTTTCTATTTAAAAATGGGAATTCTCAGGGAGAGTTGCAGGCTATAATAAGAGGGAGCACGGCAGATCTCTTGAGATAAACTAACCAAGCACTTTATTATATTTTGTAAATAATTCATTCATAAGTTTGCCTTTGTATGAATGGTATACTGTACCACTCAGACGAAACTGTCAAGATTTGGTCTGATGTTATATTTTTGAGCTGTAAATACTATGGATTTCATGATTAAATGTAACATATTTTCTTTAATTAAAGAagtctttattttattatttgtcaTGAAGCATGATTGGGAAAATCACACTGACAGACATTTATTATTAAGGTATCCTTCCACCCAGCACAGATACACTTGGCTTCATCTAAGCCTACATACACCTTATCCTTGGTTAGCACTGTATTTAGTTGGTAATGATAAGTCAACAACCATTATTTATCTAATGACATAACTTGTTTCAGTGAAAGAGCATTAGGCGGGGACTGTCATGGTTAAACAGGTTTGTTGAGCATCATTTACATCAGCTTCCTGACTGAGTGTGCTTGGTTGTTTGATTCCATTAGGATGAGCCGGTGGCCACACACAAGCCCAGAGGCCATATTTACATCTCCATGTTTACATCTGGCTTAGCAGATAAATAGGACCCAGACATAGTCAAGAAGAGAGAACTCCATCGACAATCAAGGCTCAATTGCAGACTCTGGGGGTCTTGTCATTTTAATGGGGGTACTTAAGGCTTTAGAGCTTTGGCTAGTCTGGGTACACATTGCAAAGGCAATGCCAAGAGCACCCTGTTGTGTGCTCTTGGTTAGGAAAAGTAGCTTGTGTCAGCCACAGACTTCTGATATGTTATAGAAATAAGCAGCTAGGTCTCCTCCTATATCACATTTTCAGATATAAAGTGAACCTTTAGggacagtttcccagacacagttaagcctagtcctggactaaaaagtacTTTTAATGGAGATTCTACATTGATcaagtccaggactaggcttaactgtgtctgggaaactgtccCTAAAGGTTCACTTTATATCTGAAAATGTGATATAGGAGACGACCTAGCTGCTTATTTCTATAACATATCAGAAGTCTGTGGCTGACACAAGCTACTTTTCCTAACCAAGAGCACACAACAGGGTGCTCTTGGCATTGCCTTTGCAATGTGTACCCAGACTGGCCAAAGCTCTAAAACCTTAAGTACCCCATTAAAATGACAAGACCCCCAGTCTACAATTGAACCTTGATTGTCTGGGTCCTATTTATCTGCTAAGCCAGATGTAAATATGGCCTCTGGGTTTGTGTGAGTGTCTGCTCCCTATGTGGCCACCGGCTCATCCTAATGGAATCAAACAACCAGCACACTCAGTCAGGAAGCTGATGTAAATGATGCTCAACAAATCTGTTTAACCATGACAGTCCCCACCTGGAAACCTTCCCTTGGAGATGTGGAAGAAGAAGCACttgtttttgaaaatgtttaaTAATCATTCACTTTATTGATCATGTGACAAAAATACATAGAAAACATAACTGAAGCATCAACACATATCAAAACATTGtccaataatttaaaaaaagatctCAGCAGGAAGAGAAAAGCTGTAAGTTACTTACAACGTAATGAATTAGTATATTGAAAATATTTAGTAATATACACACACTGCTGAAAGAAATATTTTTTGATCTGTTTGGTTGGGCTATTTTTTAACTTACATTATTATGCAGAATACTTTAAATCAGTTCACGAACATCCATTCAATTTGACATGGGGAAAAAAACTGTTCAAGTACACATCACACCTGGTCATACAATTTTAAATAAGCTAATGAAACAATTACAAAATGGACTGACAATGTCTAATTGTTTTCAATGATCTAGCAACACAATGTTACAGTGGAACACACATCACTTTGACACTGCTGGTAGGCTCTTCAGCCTGAGCTATGAGAGTTTACACATGTAAGAGCTGACATTGTCGGACTACTCCGTCACCAATTCATTTGAACAGAGGGTTCACACACCTCAACAGATGTGACTGACTTGGTTTGGACCTGGATCATGTAAGACTGTTAGCCTACTGAGCTTAAGCCCGGGCATTAGCATTGAGAgataagagcattgggccagtaaccgaaaggtcgctggttcaaatccctgatcCGACTAGCTGAAAAATCTGCCaaagtgcccttgagcaaggcgcataaccctaattgctcctgtaaatcgcgCTGGATAAATTACACTAAAAGCAAGActccaggtctctaacctccatTACACATACAAAACTCAATGTCTGCTGTATGTGTTGCAATGTCAGTCACTTCTAGTAGCAGTGAGGGTATTGGTGGGTATACACTGACATGTAGGCCTTTATTTGCTGGTGTAAATGCAAGCCGCTGTAATTTTTAAATCATCAACCATTTTCAATGTAGCCTACAACTGAGTGTTGAACATATGTGCTAAACCAGCCACAGAATGTATACCCTTCCATTAAAGCATAGTTCaaattagcctggtcccagatttgtttgtGCTCTTGCGAACTCGTTTGTGGTCATTGActctgggagaatctcaattccATATGGCTTGCGTCCTCTCGTGTTTAAAACCCACCGGATGAGAAAGCCTCTGACATTCTCCTCCAATTGTTGAGGCGAGAACAATTGAGATACTCACTATTCAAAGCTTAACCTAAAAATGCCACACCAATCAACCAAAGTTTGACAAATTAAAGGAACCACTCTTCAATTTGCACCTGAGAATCAAGCCTGGTCAGCACCATGATCAGTAATGTGTCCCATTTTATCAAGAAATATACAAATCACAAAATAAATGATATCAAAAGGCATAATGCAATATTTAAAATGGCTTCTAATACCCTACAGAAATGGATTTCCTGTAATACTTCTACAAAGCACAATGGCATCCAGATGAACAGGTATCTCTTGCAAAATATCAACTCAATGAGATGAACCTGTATCATGAAAAGGTGAAAAGGATAGAGTTGTGAATTAACAACGGATGAATTACATCAGTAAGTAGCACATTGTGAGATGCTAACTGTGTAGATATAGGGCAGATGTCGTTGTTTGAAGTAGCAAACCAGCCCATTGCCCATTCAAAAGGTACTTTAGGTAACCTTtgaactcaagtaaaagtcataAGCCATAGACTTCTGCAAAAAGCAAATCGGTTGTTTATTGTAAATCTACGGAGTTTAGATTACATGCTTGATGTTTTAATTAAAAATAACAAATTACTGTTTGTTGCTTATGGACTACATATACAAATCACTAACAATACAATAGCTACCATGCCTCTCATAAGATAATAACCGAAAGGAACTAAGTGTTCTCACTTCTTATACAAACAAACATAACTACGCAAGACAATATttacattttgtaaaaaaaaaatttttaaaacATGACAGAAAATGCACAACCCTGAAAATGTCACTGAAGCAGAGGGAAAATGTTGCGTTTCGTGATGTGGTACGTTTCTCAAACATGGGATTTTTAAAAGCATGTGATTTCTTTAAAATG is drawn from Oncorhynchus tshawytscha isolate Ot180627B linkage group LG05, Otsh_v2.0, whole genome shotgun sequence and contains these coding sequences:
- the LOC112250535 gene encoding left-right determination factor 2-like, whose translation is MDLLRVCVLCAAAFVTVSKAFTHNDMKDALLQKLGLDDVPKIHKRDLENLVIPTHVKNKYLSMLKLHHDRRRRSLPSLAGILRGIRGNADISGVFVYSDTTRQRMVFDMDTRIPHNSEVTMAELKLYNKAPNKRSMPERRNHRPVNNARVSIYWVDMLENGSNRTSLVDSRLIPIHETGWKSFDVTQALHYWSKTQQKTPMHLEVWIEGERPGSYAAEIAKSVHFTTQDQADNTLGKPELVLYTLNLEEFGSRGDCENNPDKDTCCRDKYFIDFRALTWTQYWIIEPAGYQAYRCAGGCKQPKRNYGYGERKCSIAESAPLPIMYLVKKGDYTEIEVAEFPNMIVESCACTMDNISIV